A section of the Candidatus Eisenbacteria bacterium genome encodes:
- a CDS encoding cytochrome ubiquinol oxidase subunit I translates to MTDLLAARLGMALSLGFHILFAAAGIAMPLLMVISEARWLRTRDPIDLELTRRWLKGTAILFAVGAVSGTVLSFELGLLWPRFMQWAGPIIGMPFSLEGFAFFLEAIFLGLYLYGWSRMPGWAHWCSGVVVAVSGCLSGIFVVAANGWMNSPTGFRMVDGKPVDIDPIAALLNPAAFQQALHMTIAAYLAISAAAAGIHALMLLKRPGDPFHRRALAITFAVFAVTAVLQPLSGDLSAKWVAKYQPIKLAALEGQFETERRAPLRLGGVPDEATATTRGAIELPGVLSFMAFGDFEAEVKGLKAFPRDEWPPVLITHFAFQIMVGCGSLLALTALIGAWLVWRKRAVPEARWFLRLLVLVAPLGLIAIEAGWVVTEVGRQPWIVYGVMRTRDAVSPMPGLVAPLIAMMLVYLVLACVVVALLRHQVFASPRMLAGGVPDGSSDGAGDKARGDDAGA, encoded by the coding sequence CTGACCGACCTGCTCGCTGCCCGGCTGGGAATGGCCCTGTCGCTGGGCTTTCACATCCTGTTCGCTGCGGCCGGCATCGCGATGCCGTTACTCATGGTGATCAGCGAGGCGCGCTGGCTGCGCACCCGCGACCCCATCGACCTCGAGCTCACGCGCCGGTGGCTCAAGGGCACCGCGATCCTGTTCGCGGTCGGAGCGGTGTCGGGCACCGTGCTGTCGTTCGAGCTGGGACTGCTGTGGCCGCGCTTCATGCAGTGGGCCGGCCCCATCATCGGCATGCCGTTCTCGCTCGAGGGCTTCGCGTTTTTCCTCGAGGCGATCTTCCTCGGGCTCTACCTGTATGGCTGGAGTCGCATGCCCGGGTGGGCGCACTGGTGCTCGGGTGTGGTGGTCGCAGTCAGCGGCTGCCTGTCGGGAATCTTCGTGGTGGCCGCCAACGGCTGGATGAACAGCCCGACCGGCTTCCGGATGGTCGACGGCAAGCCCGTCGACATCGACCCGATCGCGGCACTGCTCAATCCCGCCGCGTTCCAACAGGCACTCCACATGACGATTGCGGCCTACCTCGCGATCTCCGCCGCGGCCGCCGGCATCCACGCGCTCATGCTGCTGAAGCGCCCCGGCGATCCGTTCCACCGGCGAGCGCTTGCGATCACGTTCGCGGTGTTCGCGGTGACGGCGGTACTCCAGCCTCTGAGCGGCGACCTCAGCGCCAAGTGGGTCGCGAAATACCAGCCGATCAAGCTCGCGGCACTCGAAGGCCAGTTCGAGACGGAACGCCGAGCCCCCTTGCGCCTGGGCGGTGTTCCGGATGAAGCGACGGCCACGACCCGGGGAGCGATCGAGCTGCCCGGCGTCTTGAGCTTCATGGCGTTCGGTGACTTCGAGGCGGAGGTCAAAGGGCTCAAGGCTTTCCCGCGCGACGAATGGCCGCCGGTCCTGATCACGCACTTCGCGTTTCAGATCATGGTGGGCTGCGGCAGCCTGCTGGCGCTGACCGCGTTGATCGGTGCGTGGCTGGTGTGGCGCAAACGCGCGGTCCCCGAGGCACGCTGGTTCCTGCGCCTGCTCGTACTGGTGGCGCCGCTCGGATTGATCGCGATCGAGGCCGGCTGGGTGGTGACCGAAGTCGGGCGCCAGCCGTGGATCGTCTACGGCGTGATGCGGACCCGCGATGCGGTGTCCCCGATGCCGGGTCTCGTCGCACCGCTGATCGCCATGATGCTCGTGTACCTGGTGCTCGCCTGCGTGGTCGTTGCGCTGCTCAGGCACCAGGTGTTCGCGAGCCCGCGCATGCTTGCGGGTGGCGTACCCGATGGTTCAAGTGACGGTGCAGGGGACAAGGCGCGAGGCGACGATGCCGGCGCCTGA
- the moaA gene encoding GTP 3',8-cyclase MoaA, giving the protein MPTPATLNDTHGRTVRDLRISVTDRCNLRCVYCMPAEGMAWLPREQLLTYEEITRFTRVALSLGVTGVRLTGGEPTVRADLHVLVRMLGELQPGLDLSLTTNGLKLDAMAESLRDAGLTRVNVSLDTLDRQRFHQIARRDRIADVFAGLEAAKRVGFSPIKVNAVLMRGFNEDEAVPLAGWARDNGYELRFIEWMPLDFQHSWDRAKLVPAAEILEKLSEAFPLDAEPKTDPSAPATLYRYRDGGGRVGVIASVTRPFCGACDRIRLTADGQIRTCLFSLKEYDFLKAMRGGASDEAIVGLLHAAVLRKEPGHLINSPFFQQPERGMSSIGG; this is encoded by the coding sequence ATGCCGACTCCCGCCACATTGAACGACACCCACGGCCGCACCGTCCGCGATCTGCGGATCTCGGTGACCGACCGCTGCAACCTGCGCTGCGTCTACTGCATGCCGGCCGAAGGCATGGCGTGGCTCCCCAGGGAGCAGCTCCTCACCTATGAAGAGATCACGCGCTTCACACGCGTGGCTCTCTCGCTCGGCGTCACGGGCGTTCGGCTGACCGGAGGCGAACCCACCGTGCGCGCGGATCTCCACGTGCTGGTGCGGATGCTTGGCGAGCTGCAGCCGGGGCTCGATCTGTCGCTCACCACCAACGGCCTCAAACTCGACGCCATGGCGGAGTCGCTCCGAGACGCGGGCCTCACGCGCGTCAACGTGAGCCTCGACACGCTCGATCGCCAGCGCTTCCACCAGATCGCGCGCCGCGACCGCATCGCGGATGTTTTCGCGGGACTCGAGGCAGCGAAGCGCGTCGGCTTCTCGCCGATCAAAGTCAACGCAGTGCTGATGCGCGGCTTCAATGAAGACGAGGCGGTGCCGCTCGCCGGCTGGGCACGCGACAACGGCTACGAGCTGCGCTTCATCGAGTGGATGCCGCTCGACTTCCAGCATTCGTGGGACCGTGCGAAGTTGGTCCCGGCCGCCGAGATCCTCGAGAAGCTGTCCGAAGCGTTCCCGCTCGACGCGGAGCCGAAGACCGATCCGAGCGCTCCGGCCACGCTCTATCGCTATCGTGATGGCGGCGGACGCGTGGGCGTGATCGCCTCGGTGACGCGTCCGTTCTGCGGTGCGTGCGACCGCATTCGGCTGACCGCCGACGGCCAGATCCGCACCTGCCTGTTCTCGCTCAAGGAATACGACTTCCTCAAGGCGATGCGGGGCGGCGCCAGCGACGAAGCGATCGTCGGGCTGCTGCATGCCGCGGTGCTTCGCAAGGAACCCGGCCATCTCATCAACAGCCCGTTCTTCCAGCAGCCGGAACGCGGCATGAGCTCGATCGGCGGTTAG
- a CDS encoding DEAD/DEAH box helicase translates to MTFPELGLPPELVAALARQHITEPTPIQVAALPVLMAGKDAYLNAETGTGKTLAYLLPIFCHLDAAAQATQVVIVAPTHELAIQIQRQCTDLAQNAGWPIRALLLIGGTSLDRQIDKLKKKPHLVVGSPGRILELMNMRKLKLDGVRSVVIDEADRLLLHESLPAIRGIIQAAPRGRQLIFASATEQQESAEAIATLAPELVMLQAGAASVNENIEHLYIVCEARDKPDVLRKLLHALNPERAMVFVHRSEMAENVTAKLDHHKIPVADLHASSDKRDRKQAMDDFRSAEVRVLVASDVAARGLDIKGVSHIFNLDVPTLSKAYLHRVGRTARAGAKGQAVTLMTDDEVRLVRRYESELGIVMHHVRLREGQVIDADADGARVPEPERARPARIDQPVRPATKRL, encoded by the coding sequence ATGACCTTCCCTGAACTCGGCCTGCCGCCCGAACTGGTCGCCGCCCTCGCCAGGCAGCACATCACCGAACCGACGCCCATTCAGGTTGCGGCGCTGCCGGTCCTGATGGCGGGCAAGGATGCCTACCTGAACGCCGAAACCGGGACCGGGAAGACGCTGGCCTATCTGCTGCCGATCTTCTGCCATCTCGACGCTGCGGCGCAGGCGACGCAGGTCGTGATCGTCGCCCCGACCCACGAACTCGCGATCCAGATTCAGCGTCAGTGCACCGACCTCGCGCAGAACGCCGGGTGGCCGATTCGTGCGCTGCTGCTGATCGGCGGCACTTCGCTGGATCGCCAGATCGACAAGCTCAAGAAGAAGCCGCACCTGGTGGTCGGCTCACCGGGCCGCATCCTCGAATTGATGAACATGCGCAAGCTGAAGCTGGACGGGGTCCGGAGCGTGGTGATCGACGAGGCGGATCGTCTGCTGCTGCACGAGAGCCTGCCCGCCATTCGCGGGATCATCCAGGCCGCGCCGCGCGGGCGTCAGCTCATCTTCGCTTCGGCCACCGAGCAGCAGGAGAGCGCGGAGGCCATCGCGACCCTTGCGCCGGAGCTGGTCATGCTGCAGGCCGGTGCCGCATCGGTGAACGAGAACATCGAGCACCTGTATATCGTCTGCGAGGCTCGCGACAAGCCCGACGTGCTGAGAAAGCTGCTGCACGCCCTCAATCCCGAACGCGCGATGGTGTTCGTGCACCGCAGTGAAATGGCGGAGAACGTCACGGCGAAACTCGACCATCACAAGATTCCGGTCGCGGACCTGCATGCCTCCAGTGACAAGCGCGACCGCAAGCAGGCGATGGACGACTTCCGCAGCGCCGAGGTTCGCGTTCTGGTCGCTTCCGATGTGGCGGCCCGCGGGCTCGACATCAAGGGGGTCTCTCACATCTTCAATCTCGATGTGCCGACGCTGAGCAAAGCCTATCTGCACCGCGTGGGTCGCACCGCCCGAGCGGGTGCGAAGGGACAGGCGGTGACGCTGATGACCGACGACGAGGTCCGGCTGGTCCGCCGCTATGAAAGCGAGCTCGGCATCGTCATGCACCACGTGCGGCTGCGTGAAGGCCAGGTGATCGACGCCGACGCCGACGGGGCTCGCGTGCCCGAACCGGAGCGTGCGCGGCCGGCTCGGATCGATCAGCCGGTGCGCCCGGCGACGAAGCGTTTGTAG
- a CDS encoding DUF2132 domain-containing protein yields MIERQPKNPLHGVTLEMMLRQMVDRFGWEGLARDVPINCFLVDPSLNSALKYLRKAPRARQKVEEIYKRFVAGRTG; encoded by the coding sequence ATGATCGAACGTCAGCCCAAGAACCCGCTCCACGGCGTCACGCTCGAGATGATGCTGCGGCAGATGGTCGACCGTTTCGGCTGGGAAGGCCTGGCACGCGACGTCCCGATCAACTGCTTCCTCGTCGATCCGAGCCTGAACTCGGCGCTCAAGTACCTCCGCAAGGCGCCGCGGGCGCGGCAGAAGGTTGAGGAGATCTACAAACGCTTCGTCGCCGGGCGCACCGGCTGA